The Vicinamibacterales bacterium genome includes the window CAGCGCCAGCAGCGTCATGAGCCGGGTGCGGACGCGTTCGCCCCGGTTGTAGACACGCTGAAACTCGGGGCGCTTCCGGAGCCGCTGCGCCGCTCGGAAGGTATGACGGGTTCCGCCAGGCGCCTGTTCCACGAGCGCACCCATTGCCCCTACCGAGACATGGGCCTGGACCCAACTACAGGGCCAGGCGCTTGCGGCCCTTCGCGCGCCGGCGCTTCAGCACCAGCCGGCCGCCCTTGGTGGCCATGCGAACGAGAAAGCCGTGGGTCTTGTGACGCCGACGATTATTGGGCTGAAACGTACGCTTCATGGTCAAATCCTATGCGCGGGCCCCGGCCCGCCTTGTCGCGAAGATGCCGAACTGCCAATGGTAGCGGACCATCTCAGACAAAGTCAACCAGTCCTGCAGCACGCTTCGCGCTCTGGGCTCCAGGCCCTGGCCACTCGACTCGCGATGCGCACCTTCCACCCGCCATTGCGCACCTTCCGGCGCCCTTGGCACTTGGTACCGAGCACCTTCCTGCGCACGAAGCATTCAGCACTCAGCACTCAGCACGTCTCTCGCGCTGAAACTGTGCTACATTGTCCAGCCTTCCTAGTTTTCCACACCCCGGAGGTGCCTCTGAGTTCGGGCTGGTCCCAAAGTTTTCCACAACTGTGGAAATTTATGTTGAAAAACGGCCTCTCGGCAGGCCGCTGTTTCCGGGAAGGGGCGATATTTCGGGATCCGTGGCCGGGCGAAAGTGCCGGAAGCCATATAATTCGGCCGTTCGCACGGGCTGGTTGATGAAGATCACATGAGAATTCTCGGGTTCAGCAGGCGAAAGTCCGATTTTCTCGCGGCAAATTGAGGGGTGGCTGGCACCGCCCGCCAAGATCCGATGGACGACACGAACATCTGGGAGCGCGTCCTTTCCCGTATCGAGACGAAGGTCAATCTGCACACCTTCTACTCGTGGTTCAGGCCGGCCGTCCTGGCCGAAGACCAGGGTGCGACGATCGTCGTCAGGGTCCCTAACTCATTGGTAAAGAACTGGATCCTTCGGCAC containing:
- the rpmH gene encoding 50S ribosomal protein L34; amino-acid sequence: MKRTFQPNNRRRHKTHGFLVRMATKGGRLVLKRRRAKGRKRLAL